Part of the Quercus robur chromosome 5, dhQueRobu3.1, whole genome shotgun sequence genome, TGAATTATTTGTTGAACAATAGCCAGCATGAAACCCGACCACATTGTGCAAACATTTTCGTTATCGAAATGAACTCTGATGGAGTAGACGATATAATTATTCAATAGTAATTTTTATCATGTTCAGTACAATTTGCTTAGGTACATAGGGCATGTATAGTTAGCCTATGCTTTGGAAATATTACGCAGCATGATACAATTATTACTATTTGTGGTTTAGGTCCGTTATGAGTCCACATTACTTCTATGTTTACTACGACGGGGAGGCATATATTAATGACTTGCACGGGCTATCATACCGAGGTCCGAACCAAAAGCAAACGCTTATTGAAGTGAAACGTGGGATACCCACGAGAAAACTTAAACGGAAGATAATGTCAACTATGGGGTTAGACAAGGATACCCACGACATCTCCATTGTATTTCGGGCTCCGCAGCAACTAGTAGGTACCCAAGTGTTCTACAATTCAATTCCGTTACAATGCGACAATGATGCAAATATAATGTGGGGAGTGATAAAGCGGGCAGGGCAATTCATAGGTTCTGACTTGTATGTAACTGTCCACACTGTTGGGTTCAATGTCGACGGGGGTTCGCAATATGGCAGTAGAGTTGGAGAGCAAGAATCAATTCCTGTAACCGTTGTGCACCCGTCAGTTACACCCGAGACATCTTTGCCCCACAACTGTCAACCATGGAATGGGGTTGCTATGGACAATACTGAAGACGCCGAAGTGTTAGGGTCTATCCATACCCATGAGGATGAAGGATATACTCACCGAAATGAAGATATCCAAACCTACTTGGACGAGGCAACCGAAATGGATGAGACTCGAGATGTGTATGAGGAGTTCATTGATAACAATGGACCGGTAGAGAATCCAGAATTGTTAGATGAACTACAACCGGAAAATAATCCGAACCCTAACCCCGAATGGTTCACGTCAAACACATGGGATGACATTAATGACCCATCACCTTCCCTGGAAACAGGTCTGCTGAGTTGGAAACCGGGGGACGAACCGAGCAAGGGGATGCTATTCAAGAATAAAGCTGCGGTTCAGCACGCGCTAACCATGTTCTCCGTTGggctgaataaaaaatttaagtacatgAAGTCAGACCCCGAGAGACTGGTTGTAACGTGTGTACACGATGCATGTCTGTGGTCAATTCGAGCTATCTACAGCAAAAGGCACAAGCTGTGGATGATCACAACATGTAAGGGTCCCCACACTTGCTCGACACTCCAAGTGGAATATGATGGAAGGATGATGGATTCGAAGTTCATTGCCATCACAATTGAGTCATACGTACGGGAAGACATTTCAAGAACAGTAGCAACCCTGCGTAGTGTTCTTCATGCGAAGCATGGCCATTGGGCGTCTCACTATAAGGTTTGGGATGCAAAACAGAAAGCCGTTGCAGCCATCTACGGTGGTTTCGATGAGTCATACGCAGAATTGCCTCGGTTCCTGGCAGCGTTAAAAGATGCAGATCCAACCACAGTGACACAGTTGAAGTGCGACCACCGTAGTGTGCCGGGAACTTGCACATTTAACTGTGCCTTTTGGGCTTTTGGTCCGTGTATAGAAGGGTTCAAGTATTGTAGGCCGGTGATAAGCATCGATGCAACGCACCTCTATGGCAAGTACAAGGGGAAGTTGTTGATAGCAATGGCAACGGATGCTAACAACGAGGTTTATCCACTGGCGTTTGCCGTTGTTGAGAGTGAGAGCAAGGAGACATGGGGATGGTTCTTGGCATGCCTGAAACGATATGTTACGGACCGGACAAATCTTTGCATCATCTCTGACCGACATTCGGGTATAAAAGCTTGCTTTGATGACACAAGGATGACTTGGTTGCAGCCTCCCCAGGCCCATCACCGGTATTGCCTCCGCCATGTAGTTAGCAATGTGAACACAAAATGGAAAATTCCGGAGTTGAAGAACATGGTATGGAGGGCCGCAAGCGCGAATCAAGTTAGAAAGTTTCAGGCCACACTGGATTTAATTCGCAATGTCAAACCGGCTGCACACAGGTActtggaaaatgaaaacaaagaaaagtggACACTTGCACACGACGGAGGGCGTCGATACGGAGCAATGACAACCAACCTATCGGAGTGTTTTAATGGAGTACTGAAAGGTGCACGCAGCTTGCCAATCACGGCAATGGTGAGGTACACCTTCTTCAAAGTGAACTCCTACTTTGACGCTCGTCGTAATCTCGCTCTAGAGCAATTGGAAGCGGGTCAAGAATGGTGCAAGTATGCCATGGACAGGTTCGAAAAACACCAAGCGAAGGCAAAGGACCATATGGTGACACGGATGTGCACACAAGCACAGTTATATCAGGTTGACACACCGGGTAATCCTCTAAGTAATGGGGGCGGACAACACACGCACAGGGTTGATCTTCGGGGTATGACATGCACATGTGGAAAATGGGAAGCATACAAGATGCCGTGTTCACACGTAATAGCAATTTGTGCTAAGTATAAGCACGATGCGCAGCAGTTTATTGATCCTTGCTATAGCGTGAGTCATAGGTTCCATAGCTATGAACCAGTATTCCAACCGTTGAAAGACAGATTAGCATGGCCGGATCCGGAAGAAAGTAGAGTAGTGATGCCCAATCCGCACCTGATCCGGAACAAAGGTCGGCCAAAGTCCACACGAATCCGCAATGAGATGGACGAGAATGATAGGGAGTTGCCGACCTCCCTATGGATCGAGAATGGACCCAAGTCAAGATGTGGGTTGTGTGGCCAAGAGGGGCACAACCGTAGAACATGTCCTACTCGAAATGTGGAGTCAACTAGCAGTGGAGCTGCATCATAGGTAAAGCTCATATATCTCCTACAACGTTTGTCATATATAAATTGCCACTATTAAGAACTTGGAATATTGTTCTCTATTGCCATAGTAAGTATTTGGACTAGTCATGAAACAAACACTGGTGTTCATGCATGTATAGGCAAATGAGGTTGTTCAGTTGTTTTTGTTACACTATTCGTCGTAAGTGTTGTAAATTTTTCCTGTTCTGCCTATGTTGCATGTTAATAACTTATATAAGTCCAGTGTACATAACATTTTATAACTATTTACAGTAGGTACGGCAGCCAAGGTGGATGGGTGCTAACAAAGCTGGATGTTGCGCAGCGAGGATGATCCCTACCTCTTTAATTGGAAGCAACCGAACGTCACCAGTTGAACACAGCCCCATGATGATAAGACAAATGATATTGGTCATGTTAACAGCTTAGAAGttgatattaaaatttgtacttaTGTAGTCATGCACGTTGTTAGTGCCTTTAATGTTATGTACTGATCGGGGTTTTACTAAGCCGGTCAAGCAAACAATTCAGTTAAAAACGAAGTTATTGCAATGGGGTTTCACTAAGCTGTTTTAGTATGATTTCCAACTTCTCCAACTTTGTTGCATTcatatttatatagtagtggaAATCTCAAAAGCAACAATATAGGAGTGTGTTGCATGCCATGCACTTGTTGCTTCATGAACATTGTAATAAACAGAACATACCTGGTGTAAAAAACTGACTGAGTTGCAACAGGAAAAAACATGCAGGCACAGTTGTAATATGTAGTGGAAGGTTGTtctgaaaaactcgattttgctAAAAACGAGTAACAGTAATAACTCGGTAATAAACCACTCGAGTACCACGTACTCGTCTGTGAAAACAAACTGGAAAACACTTTACTCGATCTTACATTAAGCGAGTTCAAGCCTTAACTCGATACTGTGGTCATCGAGGACATTGTATTACTCGCAGTCCATCACAACTCCAGCCAAAGTTGTCTGTAAGAATCGACGCTTACTTGATTGGTGGACGATCGGTCCAAATGAAGTAACTCGACTATACTACAATCGAGTACTAACTGGTGTCGAACAAATATAACCAGGTAGTACTCGCTCTCCGTGAAAGagagtattttaaatttaactcGGTAATTTAGTCATCGAGTACTATATAATAGTACTCGCTTTCCATTAAATCGAGTTACAGATATTACTCGTTTTCAAGGAAAGCGAGTAGACCTGCGTTCCATCACAACTCCAGGGAAAGTT contains:
- the LOC126728029 gene encoding uncharacterized protein LOC126728029, translated to MGLDKDTHDISIVFRAPQQLVGTQVFYNSIPLQCDNDANIMWGVIKRAGQFIGSDLYVTVHTVGFNVDGGSQYGSRVGEQESIPVTVVHPSVTPETSLPHNCQPWNGVAMDNTEDAEVLGSIHTHEDEGYTHRNEDIQTYLDEATEMDETRDVYEEFIDNNGPVENPELLDELQPENNPNPNPEWFTSNTWDDINDPSPSLETGLLSWKPGDEPSKGMLFKNKAAVQHALTMFSVGLNKKFKYMKSDPERLVVTCVHDACLWSIRAIYSKRHKLWMITTCKGPHTCSTLQVEYDGRMMDSKFIAITIESYVREDISRTVATLRSVLHAKHGHWASHYKVWDAKQKAVAAIYGGFDESYAELPRFLAALKDADPTTVTQLKCDHRSVPGTCTFNCAFWAFGPCIEGFKYCRPVISIDATHLYGKYKGKLLIAMATDANNEVYPLAFAVVESESKETWGWFLACLKRYVTDRTNLCIISDRHSGIKACFDDTRMTWLQPPQAHHRYCLRHVVSNVNTKWKIPELKNMVWRAASANQVRKFQATLDLIRNVKPAAHRYLENENKEKWTLAHDGGRRYGAMTTNLSECFNGVLKGARSLPITAMVRYTFFKVNSYFDARRNLALEQLEAGQEWCKYAMDRFEKHQAKAKDHMVTRMCTQAQLYQVDTPGNPLSNGGGQHTHRVDLRGMTCTCGKWEAYKMPCSHVIAICAKYKHDAQQFIDPCYSVSHRFHSYEPVFQPLKDRLAWPDPEESRVVMPNPHLIRNKGRPKSTRIRNEMDENDRELPTSLWIENGPKSRCGLCGQEGHNRRTCPTRNVESTSSGAAS